In Lactuca sativa cultivar Salinas chromosome 5, Lsat_Salinas_v11, whole genome shotgun sequence, the DNA window TTGCAACTAAtgaaaggtatcatctaaacttgttttgtTATAGATTTCGATTTCAATGTATGctatattagggttttcaagtcttggatgtattgcatgtacaatagagaaacctagatccaaactttagggttttgcatgagcacataggattgttctttgcTCTAAACCCATCAAGTCGTGGGTCCggaaggcaagccagactcacactgttggcccaggggtaatccagtctgtaaagatATGGATCcagtacatgttgttatttgtatatgtgctaATTgctgtgtatcggtattttgggggaactcactaagctttgggcttatagtttcagttttggtttcaggtacctcagatgatcgcgggaaggcaaaggcgtgatcgtacagctcttcacattttatgactatgtttctgggagactctgatattaaactattttgaaaacattttgtaataactaatgacttttgaatgtttgaaaaagttttaaattgacttgatttttatgggtgttacatcagAGGTCTTTATAGTTTTAGATACATAGAGATGGATTGATGACCAGATCTTACCAAATGTTGATATTCAGACCATGTAGAATCGCTTTGTCCCTTGAAAGGTTAATATTCTTATTTGGAGGCTGTATTTGGATAGGATTCCAACTAGGACTAATTTAGACCTAAAAGAATTTGACATTCCATCTATTTTATGTCCTATATGTAACTTGGAGGCAGAACAGTTGAATCATATGCAGTGGTGGAGTTAGATAGGGTGTTAGGGGTACAATTGTACcccaaaataaaatttatatattaaacttTACATATTAATTTTCTATATGTAAGTAAGCTTAACTACCTTGCACCTCCACTCAAAACATTAAATTTTGCTGCCTGTTGTTTTTCTTCTCATGAATCCAAGTGATTACTGCCGATAGTTTATAGACAATGGTAAGATCGATATTCCACCATCCATTCGGAaacttttgttaaaaaaatacaatttcaAGAGGCTTCATTGTTCTACCTAGATTCTAATTGTTCAAATGTTATTTTAAATTCCGATTATGTTTGTACCCCCGTATTAAAATTCCTGGCTGCGCCACTGGTCATTTGTTCATCAGTTGTGATGTGGCGGCTAGAACGTGAGATGCAATATTTAAATGGATGGACATTAGAGCAGTTGTATTCAATTCAATGAATTCTCTATTTGAAAAGATCCATGAACTTCGATATAGTGGTAAGAAAAAAGTGGTTGTTGAGGCTATTGTGTGTACCACTATTCGATACATATGGAGATTCAGAAATGATAAACTTTTTGTAGGTGGTAAGATGTCCCGACGCTATTTTGATTCGATCAGAGAAATTTTCTTTTTTGGTTTTGTGATAGAAATATCAATTGTTCTTTAAATTGGGTTAGTTGGCTTCAACATCCCCTAAACAATTTGTAATTGGTTTTTGCTCTAGTTTTTTGCTTGTTATTTTATATTTGGCTTTAGggggaaaaaaaaaagatgtgaATGACAAAAAACAACATCGAAGAATAAATTGTGTATCGTGGAAAAGAAGTACTAATCTTGGAGGAGTTATGCTTGGTTAAGTATAGAAGgatggaaaaaaaaattatggttttttttttcaaccacATCATTACCGTATACCGCGGTCCATGTAATCTCACTGCAAGATGTGATACATTTGTTATTTTTGATTACCCTATGTACATTATGGGTTAAACTTTTTTAAAGAAAGTCAATATCCTCCTGCATTATGTTTTTACCCATCTTCTTATTTTGTAGATATAGATAAATGTCATaactaaaaaaaaactttaaaaaaaaaaaaaaaagatttaagaaAATTACGCATCATTATGTTATGAAAAGGAGCAAAAGCTAGACGAATATttaatttttcactttttaatttTATCATGTATAATATAATATATCATTTCTAAAAAAATACTATATGCTATATGCATGCTTGAGGATCGAAAAGTCTTGGTTTAAAATTTAGAAAATACAGTAAACATTTTCTTTTATGGTAgtacattttttaaaatttcttttACTAATAGTACACACGTTGGTTGTACATATTGTCGCTATGCTTCGATTTTGCAAGCTGACATTTCTTAATTAAATTTATTGTGATAGGGTTCTTTTTAAGTAACACATTGTCCAATATCATTTTTAGAAATTAGTAGATAAATGAAAATATACAAGTACTACACGACAAGCATATGAGACAAGTGGTTGATGCATTTGTTTACAAGAGACGAACATTAAACTCCATGTGAGCGGTGAACCCGTCACCATCAAAAGCATGATTCACGAGGATACCGTCTACGAGCCTTGTCGCAACCGAGGGCCCGGCCGAACCCTGCACATGACCGAGTCCATGGTCCCACCACCCCTTCCCCCCTCACCCCTTTTTTAAAGATTGAATGAATACACATGACATCCTTACACTTGGAGGCCATTACTATTTACCAACTCTATTTTCATTAAACACCCTCCTACATTTCCAAATGCCGCTTCAATCCTGTAATTTAATTCTGTTTTTTTTTCAAGAATAAATAACTGTCTTTTTATCTTTTGACTTATCAGATTTGATACTTTTCTATGAAATATATCATGTCGATTGACATATACGTGAcaacatcttcttgatttaatatATCAGATTTTACTcattttaacattttatttttggttcGGTTTGTATTGAATCCatttaaaaaagaaaaggaaaattaAATTAGCGCCATCTTTTTGGTTTGGGTGGCCGGTAGGGGATGCCTCTCGTGCCTGACGGCTGACGCCATTGCCAGCTTTTCCCCCTTTTTCCTCCTTCTCCCTCGAGTTTTGCTTTTTCAccatttatacaaacaatcaAAACTTCCTCCAACCCCAAACACCACAACCCTACTTCTtcaattctctctctctttctctctctatcttaATTGTTCTTCGATTTTTCACTGTTTCAGAATCTCTGCCTTTCCTGTTCCAAATTTAATCTCGTGATTTGAATTTTAAACCGAgtagtgtgtgtgtgagagagagagagggagtgaggATGGCGAGCAATATTGGGATGATGGACAGTGCGTATTTCGTTGGGAGGAATGAGCTTCTCTCATGGATCAATGCCAACCTTCAACTCAATCTTTCTCGTATTGAAGAGGTAACCACAACCACTTCATCTCTCTCATAATTTCGTTTTGCTCATTACTGAAACGAGGATTTGAAATGGAGACTTGATCCACAAAACTAGTGTTACGAGTATAGTAGAAACGAACCAATTCAAATATAAAATTTGATCTTCATACTCCATAAATCATTCTCCTTTTTTATTCATAGCCCCTCCCCTCGATGTAAATTATCATATGCGAATTGTTGGTTGTCAGAGGGAAATTTGATCTTCATACTCCATAAACGACTGGATAACATAGATCCCCCCTCCCTATGCTtgtgattaattaaattaaatttagcTTGTTAATTTATGAACTGCGGACATTCTATCTATGTAGGCTGCTTCAGGTGCTGTACAGTGTCAGATGATGGACATGACCTATCCAGGAGCCGTTCCAATGCACAAGGTAAGGTGACCACAATTCATCTTGTAATTCCTTCTTCAATCCCTAAGCCTAGACTCTAGATTGTtgacatgatttttttttaactacaGGTTAACTTCGATGCAAGAACAGAATATGATATGATCCAAAACTACAAAGTACTACAAGATGTATTTAACAAACTTAAAATCGATAAGGTAGGTAGTATTAGACTATTAGTATTACTAACAAATTAACAATCATAAATTCCTTCTTCATGTATGTTTACATTTATATAACCATTGGTTGCAGCATATTGAAGTAAATAGACTAGTGAAGGGTCGGCCATTGGACAACTTGGAGTTTCTACAGTGGTTGAAACGCTATTGTGACTCTGTAAATGGTGGCATCATGAATGAGTATATAACCAAATTTTTTGTGATATTATTTATTTTGGTATTGGAAGTGTTAGTTATATATGTATGTTTGGTATTCTTGTTTCAGGAATTATAATCCTCTGGAACGCAGGAGTAAGATATGTAAGGAACGTCATGTGAAAGCAATGGCATCCCAATCCCAGAAGAGTTCCAAGTCTTTACAAACAAACAACTCCCAGAATCCTGGATCAGGGGACCACAAGATAAATGGTGAGGTCATGAGTGCTGATGTGGCATTTGCAAAacccaaataaaataaaaaaatgtaatgTTGATTGTTTTGGTTCAGGGAGTAAGCAAAAACCAAGTGGAGTAGTAGAAGTGGAGTCTGATTCTTCAGAGAAGATTAAGGCTTTGTCGAATGAGGTATGGATCACATATTGACCAAGTGTGTGACTCATAGATTTGAAGTATTGATTGAtataatataatatgatttcAGATTACGGAGCTGAAGATATCTGTGGATCTTTTGGAGAAAGAACGGGATTACTACTTTGCAAAGTTACGGGATATTGAGATACTTTGTCAGGGACCGGAATTGGAAAATATTCCGGTAACATTTTCTAGATCTTTAATATTTTTCTGAATTTTAACCTAAAATTGTATTTTCCAGATACTTTCTCATGGATTTTACTGCAACAGATGGTTGTGGCAGTTAAAAAGGTGCTCTACGCTGCAGATGAAGACTCTGCACTTGCCGAAGCTCAACAAATCCTATCTGCCACTGCCAATCAGTAAATAATCACCAGCTGGAtaaacaaaaccaaaccaaactattgtatcatttcatttcattcacaTTGTAAAATTAAGTTATCACATGACCTGGCCATTTTTCACCACAAAAAGGACATGGAACTTGTATTTGTATGTACAATCTTGTTTATTTAAATTGATAcaatttaaatgaaatgaaatctaCACATATTTCTCTTAGTTGATAATCAGAATCAGAACTGAATAAAGGTATGCAAATACCTTAAAGGCTCAATTGCCTTTGGATACAAGGTTTTCCTGACACTCTGCATCTCCAACAACATCCCTGACCTATCCTTGTGGTCAAATTCTCCACCTGTGTGGTGAGAGATGTTATTTCTACATTTGCAGCTTtgtttttctcttcttcatctttaACTTGTTTGGTTGCTtctttcaattgtattgatgtttTTTTGAGATCAGCTTCTACAATCTGAGCCTTTTGTGTTAGATACTCCACCTGTTCTCTCAGTGTCGATATTTCTTTCATAAGATTCTCCTCCTTTCTCTTGGAATCATCTCCTTTTGTTTCGGGAAACGCAAGAGAAGCAATAGCAGAAGAAATCGAATTGGAGTAACTAAAACTCGATCTCACAGGAGATGCTGCTTGAGATTGAGAAGTACCAAACGTTGGGTTTTCAAataaagatggagatgaatttAATGGAGAAACCACATAATTATTACTTGACTCCTGTGAGCTTTCTGGTTTCACTAACTGGCTACCAACGCGTCTAAATGAATCAAAAGCGGAAATCCGTGAAAGTAAGCCTTGTGATTTAAGATCCCAAAGCTTGTGATTACGTTCGTTATTACTATTCCTACTTTTGGGAGGTAGATAACTTGATGTCGTTTTCCCATTTGTTTCCTCTTTATGAAGACAACTATAACAATCTTCACACACACGATAATACTTATCCGCATTTGGAGCTAACGATGCCCTTAACGATTTTTTACTACTACACGCTTTACAAAACACAAGCCCACAATTATAACAATTATGTCGCTTTCTTTTAAAATTAAACACCGCATTACAAGATGAACACATCGGAAGTTCAGAAGTACGCACTTCTTTACGTAAACAAATCGCAACTGTCGCATTCGATCCACATACCACACTTTTCACTCTCCTTTCACTCAAAGCTTCAACTAAAGTAGGCGTCTCCCTATCTTTATTGTCCCCATGCCCTAACTGCCCTTTTGTTCCCTTCCCCCACGTGTAAACCTCggattttgaagttaaaatcgcAATATGGTGGGACCCACATGAGATTTCCTGTACGTAGTTGTCTGTAAGTTTACCTTTGACTGGATGAATACCGTGTGTCCCAATTGTGTACACGTGTCCTGAGTTGGTCAAAGCTATGGTCATACTATGACCACATGCGACTTGACAAAAGTTTTTATTGTCCAGCAAAACTACACGAGAGGGGAGAAACCGTGGGTCCCGGTCTTCGTGACCGAGTTGACCGTTGTCCCCGTTTCCCCATGCGAAAAGTTTTCTAGAAGATGAGCTGTCAACTTCTACAATGGCGGCTGTATGCCAAACACCACATGAGACTttaatggtttttagtccttttAGAGATTCAACCGGTTTAGGATAATATATGCTAGTGTTATCCCCGTGTCCTAACGCACCAAAACTTCCATCACCAAATGTGAATAAAAGACCTTCTGATGTAACAGCTGCAGAATGCCATGGTCCACAAGAGATGAATTTTACATTCATACTCTCGATCTGACCTCCTACTTTTCTTGGAATCCAATGACTgattccgattccgattccgGCCTCGTCACCGATTTCACCCCACGTGTAAAGATCACCGGATTGTGTCAAAGCACAAGTGTGATGTTCACCACAGGCTACCATTTCGACATTTGATCTGCTGAGGTCATCGATGAGCTTTGGGGTTGGAATATCGGATTCCATTCCGTGCCCGAGTCGACCACCGAAACCCTCTCCCCAACTGTAAACTTCCCCTTGTTTGGTGACTAACACCGCGTGTTTACTTCCACATGAAACTTTTCGGGCATCAAAAGCGACACTTCGCTTTAAAGCCTTTGGTAAAAGTGAATCCATTTTGGTGGAATTGGACATTCCGATTCCGTTCATGCCACCACCTAACAACCCGTCCCCTGTTCCTTCACCCCAAATGAATACATCATGTAGAGATTCCACGTCATCGAGACGTGGTCCGTGAATTGTGGAAGATTGTGAGGTGTATGATTTGGGAATATTTTGTTTTTGTGGGAAAGGTTTTATGGATTCAGTACATAGTATTGCATCTGAGAATGCTCTGTTGATTGGAAACGTAAATGTTTCATTTCTCCCTGAATCCTGTCATTTTGTAAAATAGAAAAGAACAGATGTCACAAAAACACAAACTATTATATGGTAAAAACCACAGGTTGTGTTTTTATGTCATTTGCACAAAGAAAACTACATTTAATACCAGATTTAGATTGTGTTTTATAACAAATAAGTTGAGACCTCAAATATGTCGCTGCTGCTATTCCTTTGAGAAAGGGAGGTTGATCCATCTGAAGATATACTATCAGCTTTAACTGTATTTTTTGATATATGGTCACTATttcttgaaattagggtttgaaggGCAATAAGCCAAGTTTCAGCTTCACCTTTATCTTTGCATATCTGTCCATAGTGTTCAAATACTTGGTGAAATAAGA includes these proteins:
- the LOC111911445 gene encoding microtubule-associated protein RP/EB family member 1B isoform X2; the protein is MASNIGMMDSAYFVGRNELLSWINANLQLNLSRIEEAASGAVQCQMMDMTYPGAVPMHKVNFDARTEYDMIQNYKVLQDVFNKLKIDKHIEVNRLVKGRPLDNLEFLQWLKRYCDSVNGGIMNENYNPLERRSKICKERHVKAMASQSQKSSKSLQTNNSQNPGSGDHKINGSKQKPSGVVEVESDSSEKIKALSNEITELKISVDLLEKERDYYFAKYFLMDFTATDGCGS
- the LOC111911445 gene encoding microtubule-associated protein RP/EB family member 1B isoform X1 — its product is MASNIGMMDSAYFVGRNELLSWINANLQLNLSRIEEAASGAVQCQMMDMTYPGAVPMHKVNFDARTEYDMIQNYKVLQDVFNKLKIDKHIEVNRLVKGRPLDNLEFLQWLKRYCDSVNGGIMNENYNPLERRSKICKERHVKAMASQSQKSSKSLQTNNSQNPGSGDHKINGSKQKPSGVVEVESDSSEKIKALSNEITELKISVDLLEKERDYYFAKLRDIEILCQGPELENIPMVVAVKKVLYAADEDSALAEAQQILSATANQ
- the LOC111911444 gene encoding PH, RCC1 and FYVE domains-containing protein 1 isoform X1 — protein: MTDLQKISLEEQNVEEAIASLKNWSYLLRYGRMGKPRFCPFRISDDETTLMWCIKREEKQLPLSQVYKFMPGQQTAAFQRYPQPEKENQSFSLLYNNYSLDVICKDKGEAETWLIALQTLISRNSDHISKNTVKADSISSDGSTSLSQRNSSSDIFEDSGRNETFTFPINRAFSDAILCTESIKPFPQKQNIPKSYTSQSSTIHGPRLDDVESLHDVFIWGEGTGDGLLGGGMNGIGMSNSTKMDSLLPKALKRSVAFDARKVSCGSKHAVLVTKQGEVYSWGEGFGGRLGHGMESDIPTPKLIDDLSRSNVEMVACGEHHTCALTQSGDLYTWGEIGDEAGIGIGISHWIPRKVGGQIESMNVKFISCGPWHSAAVTSEGLLFTFGDGSFGALGHGDNTSIYYPKPVESLKGLKTIKVSCGVWHTAAIVEVDSSSSRKLFAWGNGDNGQLGHEDRDPRFLPSRVVLLDNKNFCQVACGHSMTIALTNSGHVYTIGTHGIHPVKGKLTDNYVQEISCGSHHIAILTSKSEVYTWGKGTKGQLGHGDNKDRETPTLVEALSERRVKSVVCGSNATVAICLRKEVRTSELPMCSSCNAVFNFKRKRHNCYNCGLVFCKACSSKKSLRASLAPNADKYYRVCEDCYSCLHKEETNGKTTSSYLPPKSRNSNNERNHKLWDLKSQGLLSRISAFDSFRRVGSQLVKPESSQESSNNYVVSPLNSSPSLFENPTFGTSQSQAASPVRSSFSYSNSISSAIASLAFPETKGDDSKRKEENLMKEISTLREQVEYLTQKAQIVEADLKKTSIQLKEATKQVKDEEEKNKAANVEITSLTTQVENLTTRIGQGCCWRCRVSGKPCIQRQLSL
- the LOC111911444 gene encoding PH, RCC1 and FYVE domains-containing protein 1 isoform X2 produces the protein MGKPRFCPFRISDDETTLMWCIKREEKQLPLSQVYKFMPGQQTAAFQRYPQPEKENQSFSLLYNNYSLDVICKDKGEAETWLIALQTLISRNSDHISKNTVKADSISSDGSTSLSQRNSSSDIFEDSGRNETFTFPINRAFSDAILCTESIKPFPQKQNIPKSYTSQSSTIHGPRLDDVESLHDVFIWGEGTGDGLLGGGMNGIGMSNSTKMDSLLPKALKRSVAFDARKVSCGSKHAVLVTKQGEVYSWGEGFGGRLGHGMESDIPTPKLIDDLSRSNVEMVACGEHHTCALTQSGDLYTWGEIGDEAGIGIGISHWIPRKVGGQIESMNVKFISCGPWHSAAVTSEGLLFTFGDGSFGALGHGDNTSIYYPKPVESLKGLKTIKVSCGVWHTAAIVEVDSSSSRKLFAWGNGDNGQLGHEDRDPRFLPSRVVLLDNKNFCQVACGHSMTIALTNSGHVYTIGTHGIHPVKGKLTDNYVQEISCGSHHIAILTSKSEVYTWGKGTKGQLGHGDNKDRETPTLVEALSERRVKSVVCGSNATVAICLRKEVRTSELPMCSSCNAVFNFKRKRHNCYNCGLVFCKACSSKKSLRASLAPNADKYYRVCEDCYSCLHKEETNGKTTSSYLPPKSRNSNNERNHKLWDLKSQGLLSRISAFDSFRRVGSQLVKPESSQESSNNYVVSPLNSSPSLFENPTFGTSQSQAASPVRSSFSYSNSISSAIASLAFPETKGDDSKRKEENLMKEISTLREQVEYLTQKAQIVEADLKKTSIQLKEATKQVKDEEEKNKAANVEITSLTTQVENLTTRIGQGCCWRCRVSGKPCIQRQLSL